Proteins encoded by one window of Chryseobacterium foetidum:
- a CDS encoding DsbA family protein — protein MSLKPNVSNTDHAQGNLEADLVIVEYGDYQCPYCGAAYPVLKELMKEFGSQIKFVFRNFPLSEMHQYARPAAIAAESAHLQGKFWEMHDAIYENQRDLNDNLLMKLAEQLKLNIPQFEKDLESTELAEKVDSDFESGIMSGVNGTPTFFVNGKKFDGGAKDLFELLRENTGN, from the coding sequence ATGTCACTAAAACCAAACGTCAGCAATACTGACCACGCACAGGGCAACCTAGAAGCCGACCTTGTGATTGTAGAATACGGAGATTACCAATGTCCTTATTGTGGCGCTGCTTATCCGGTTCTGAAGGAATTGATGAAAGAATTTGGAAGTCAAATTAAATTTGTTTTCAGAAACTTTCCATTGTCTGAAATGCATCAATATGCAAGACCGGCGGCCATCGCAGCAGAGTCAGCCCATCTTCAGGGTAAATTCTGGGAAATGCACGATGCGATTTACGAAAACCAGAGAGATTTGAATGATAACTTACTGATGAAGCTGGCGGAACAATTAAAACTGAATATTCCTCAATTTGAAAAGGATTTGGAAAGTACTGAATTGGCAGAAAAAGTGGATTCAGATTTTGAAAGTGGAATTATGAGCGGCGTGAATGGAACACCTACTTTCTTCGTGAATGGGAAAAAATTTGATGGTGGCGCAAAAGATTTGTTTGAGCTTTTGAGGGAGAATACTGGGAATTGA
- a CDS encoding redoxin domain-containing protein yields the protein MLQKNDVAPDFTLYATPDQKITLSELKGKNVILAFYPADWSPVCSDQMALYNETLKFFKKYDAEIFGISVDSKWCHLAFSQSRNLHFPLLADFEAKGEITKKYGVYDDEEGECKRALFVINKDGIIEWSYLSPTAINPGADGILDALETLNTK from the coding sequence TCCAGATTTTACTTTGTACGCAACGCCCGACCAAAAAATTACACTTTCAGAATTAAAAGGGAAGAATGTCATTCTCGCTTTTTATCCCGCAGACTGGAGTCCGGTTTGCAGCGACCAAATGGCTTTGTACAATGAGACGTTGAAGTTTTTCAAGAAGTACGATGCAGAGATTTTCGGAATTTCTGTCGACAGCAAATGGTGTCATCTGGCTTTTTCACAATCAAGGAATTTACATTTTCCTTTGCTGGCAGATTTTGAAGCTAAAGGAGAAATTACCAAAAAATACGGCGTTTATGACGATGAAGAAGGCGAATGCAAACGCGCACTTTTCGTCATCAATAAAGATGGCATCATCGAATGGAGTTATCTGTCGCCAACGGCCATCAATCCTGGCGCAGACGGAATTTTAGACGCTTTAGAAACCCTTAACACAAAATAA